The following proteins are encoded in a genomic region of Fusarium keratoplasticum isolate Fu6.1 chromosome 9, whole genome shotgun sequence:
- a CDS encoding Cyanate hydratase yields the protein MANEGRIATLDSTVADRLPVYSKLLFDGKAAKGLSFETIAKHLDRSEVACAALFYGQATASPEDIDRLSELLEISKETLTTQMTGFPNRGQAGPMPPVEPLIYRLYEIVQNYGYAYKAILNEKFGDGIMSAICFSTTVDKEVDEAGSPWVVITLKGKWQVLSSSQRQTHTNRLRLPFSRF from the exons atggccaacgaaGGACGCATTGCTACCCTCGAT TCGACGGTTGCCGACAGGCTCCCGGTTTATTCCAAGCTGCTCTTCGACggcaaggccgccaagggtCTTAGCTTTGAGACAATCGCAAAGCATCTTGACAGGAGCGAGGTTGCTTGTGCGGCCCTGTTCTACGGCCAAGCCACAGCCTCACCTGAGGATATTGACCGCCTCTCGGAGCTGTTGGAAATCTCCAAGGAGACGTTGACAACCCAGATGACAGGGTTCCCTAACCGTGGCCAGGCTGGTCCCATGCCCCCGGTTGAGCCTCTCATCTACCGGCTATATGAGATTGTGCAGAACTACGGATACGCCTACAAGGCAATCTTGAATGAGAAGTTTGGCGACGGAATCATGAGTGCCATCTGCTTCTCTACCACCGTGGATAAGGAGGTGGATGAAGCCGGCTCTCCGTGGGTGGTTATCACACTGAAGGGCAAATGGCAAgtcctctcctcctcccaacGTCAAACTCACACTAACCGTCTCAGGCTCCCTTTCAGTCGTTTCTAA